In Zingiber officinale cultivar Zhangliang chromosome 1A, Zo_v1.1, whole genome shotgun sequence, a genomic segment contains:
- the LOC122031950 gene encoding guanine nucleotide exchange factor subunit RIC1-like has product MYMAYGWPQAIPIESDASTSSSPSDRVVYLKAINRLLLVVSSTHLELWSASQHKVRLGKYFRDADSVEREGENIQAIWSSDTKSIAVLTSSSYLHIYKIHFSGKRLVIGGKQTPGPVLANILLVIIEKAPFSEKNLVTCNFVCDSKNMLLGLSDGQIQLVSWNGEFPSSFRLCCQPPHAVPDVSSTALIEATSVQESTQCCPRSSAIIQLELSSQLRLLVVLFSSCQIALCSISKKGLKQTQSIKAERWFNTEDAVCASVASDQQILAVGCSRGVVELYDLAENATLLRTISLYDWGYSKEDTGPVSCIAWTPDNCALAVGWKFRGVTVWSASGCRLMCTIRQTGLGSVSSPMVKPNQDLKFEPLFGGTSQVHWDEFGYKLYAIEERPLERILAFSFGKCCLNRGLSGTSYARQIIYGDDRVLIIQPDDTEELKIMHLNLPVSYISQNWPVLHVVASKDGMYLAVAGVHGLILYDLRFKKWRVFGDVTQEQKIECKGLLWLGKIIVVCNYIESSNTYELLFYPRYHLDQSSLLYRKTLLGKPIVMDVLQDYILVTYRPFDVHIFHVKISGELSPSSTPILQLSTVRELSIMTAKSHPASMRFIPEFTAENTSEKNNSQQPSRCLILRANGELSVIDLDDGHEQLLSNSVELFWVTGGHFEEKSNLIEEVSWLDYGHQGMQVWYPSPGVDPFIQEDFLQLDPELEFDREVYPLGLLPNIGVVVGVSQRMSFSACSEFPCFEPSPQAQTILHCLLRHLLQRGKNEEALRLACLSAEKPHFSHCLEWLLFTVFDAEISRQNATKDQLSSGMSSSGNSLLDKTCRLIKNFPEYLEVVVSVARKTDGRHWADLFSAAGRSTELFEECFQRRWYRTAACYILVIAKLEGPAVSQYCALRLLQATLDESLYELAGELVRFLLRSGREYENLATESDTLSPKFLGYFLFRSTSHKQSSDLRSNSFKELSPHIASVKNILESHATHLMSGKELSKLVAFVKGTQFDLVEYLQRERQGSARLENFASGLELIGQKLQMDTLQSRLDAEFLLAHMCSVKFKEWIVVLATLLRRAEVLVDLFRYDLRLWNAYSRTLQSHAAFHDYLDLLNMLEEQLASLSNLKLQNGSAAVSDPSSS; this is encoded by the exons ATGTACATGGCCTACGGATGGCCGCAGGCCATCCCCATTGAGAGTGACGCATCCACCTCCTCTTCCCCCTCCGATCGGGTCGTCTACCTCAAGGCCATCAATCGCCTCCTCCTCGTTGTCTCCTCCACTCACCTCGAGCTCTGGAGCGCCTCCCAG CACAAGGTGAGATTGGGCAAGTACTTCAGGGACGCCGACTCGGtcgaaagagagggagagaatatCCAAGCGATTtggagctctgataccaagtcGATCGCGGTTCTT ACTTCTTCATCATATTTACATATTTATAAAATCCACTTTTCTGGAAAAAGACTTGTGATTGGTGGCAAGCAAACACCTGGACCAGTTCTTGCTAATATCTTGCTGGTTATCATTGAAAAGGCACCCTTTTCAGAGAAAAATTTAGTAAC TTGCAATTTTGTATGTGACAGCAAAAACATGCTCCTTGGACTTTCTGATGGGCAAATACAACTTGTCTCATGGAATGGGGAG TTCCCTAGTAGCTTCAGACTTTGTTGCCAACCACCACATGCTGTACCAGATGTATCTTCAACTGCTCTTATAGAGGCGACTAGTGTTCAAGAGTCTACTCAGTGCTGTCCTAGAAGTTCAGCTATTATCCAGCTAGAGTTATCATCACAACTGAGATTGCTGGTAGTTTTGTTCTCCAGTTGCCAAATCGCTCTTTGTTCTATAAGTAAGAAAGGATTAAAGCAAACACAGTCTATTAAAGCTGAGAGATGGTTCAATACAGAGGATGCAGTGTGTGCTTCTGTAGCTTCTGATCAGCAGATCCTTGCAGTAGGATGTAGTAGAGGTGTTGTGGAGTTATATGACCTGGCAGAGAATGCAACACTTCTACGAACAATATCATTGTATGACTGGGG GTACTCTAAGGAGGATACAGGTCCTGTATCTTGTATAGCTTGGACACCAGATAATTGCGCATTAGCAGTGGGATGGAAGTTTAGAGGGGTTACAGTTTGGTCTGCATCTGGCTGCCGTCTTATGTGCACGATTCGTCAAACTGGATTGGGTTCAGTTTCATCTCCTATGGTTAAGCCTAATCAGGACTTGAAATTCGAACCTTTATTTGGTGGCACCTCACAAGTTCACTGGGATGAGTTTGGATACAAACTTTATGCAATTGAAGAAAGACCATTGGAGAGGATTTTAGCTTTTTCATTTGGAAAATGCTGCCTTAATAGAGGGCTTTCAGGCACTTCATATGCTCGGCAGATTATATACGGGGATGATAGAGTTCTCATCATACAGCCAGATGATACGGAAGAACTTAAAATTATGCACCTTAATCTACCA GTGTCTTATATATCTCAAAATTGGCCTGTTCTACATGTTGTTGCTAGCAAAGATGGTATGTACTTGGCAGTTGCAGGTGTTCATGGTCTCATCCTCTATGATTTGCGTTTCAAAAAATGGCGTGTCTTTGGAGATGTCACTCAAGAGCAGAAAATTGAGTGCAAAGGCTTGTTATGGCTTGGCAAGATTATTGTTGTGTGTAACTATATTGAATCTTCCAACAC GTACGAGTTGTTGTTTTATCCAAGATATCATCTTGATCAGAGCTCTTTACTTTATCGAAAGACGTTACTTGGGAAACCAATTGTCATGGATGTGCTACAAGACTATATACTTGTTACTTATCGTCCATTTGATGTTCATATTTTTCATGTGAAGATTTCAGGAGAACTATCACCTTCTAGTACTCCAATTCTTCAG CTTTCTACTGTAAGGGAGCTTTCCATTATGACCGCAAAGAGCCATCCTGCATCAATGAGATTCATTCCTGAGTTCACAGCAGAAAATACATCAGAAAAGAACAATTCACAACAACCCTCAAG ATGTTTAATACTGCGGGCAAATGGGGAACTTTCAGTTATTGATTTGGATGATGGACATGAGCAGTTGCTATCTAATTCAGTTGAACTATTTTGGGTTACTGGTGGCCATTTTGAAGAGAAGTCAAACCTCATTGAGGAAGTTTCCTGGCTAGACTATGGCCATCAAGGAATGCAG GTTTGGTATCCATCACCTGGAGTAGATCCTTTCATACAGGAAGATTTTTTGCAG CTGGATCCTGAACTTGAATTTGATCGAGAGGTTTATCCATTGGGCCTTCTTCCAAACATAGGGGTTGTGGTTGGTGTGTCTCAGAGGATGTCATTTTCAGCCTGCTCAGAGTTCCCATGCTTTGAGCCTTCACCTCAAGCTCAAACCATTTTGCATTGTCTCCTACGCCATCTTCTTCAG AGGGGCAAAAATGAAGAAGCATTGCGCTTGGCATGCCTTTCAGCAGAAAAACCTCACTTTTCACACTGCCTAGAGTGGCTTCTCTTTACTGTATTTGATGCTGAGATATCCAG GCAAAATGCAACCAAGGATCAGTTATCCTCAGGGATGTCATCTTCAGGCAATTCACTCTTAGATAAGACATGCAGATTAATAAAGAATTTTCCAGAATATTTGGAAGTTGTTGTTAGTGTTGCACGGAAAACAGATGGTCGCCATTGGGCTGATTTATTCTCTGCTGCTGGAAGATCAACTGA GTTGTTTGAAGAGTGCTTCCAACGAAGATGGTACAGGACAGCTGCTTGCTATATACTg GTTATAGCTAAATTAGAAGGTCCTGCTGTGAGCCAGTACTGTGCCCTTCGCCTACTTCAA GCAACACTTGATGAGTCTTTGTATGAACTTGCTGGTGAATTG GTACGGTTCTTGCTTAGATCTGGAAGAGAGTATGAAAATTTGGCTACAGAATCTGACACGCTGTCTCCTAAATTTCTGGGTTATTTTCTTTTTCGCTCGACATCCCACAAGCAATCATCTGACTTGAGAAG CAACTCGTTCAAAGAGCTTAGCCCACATATTGCATCTGTTAAGAATATTTTAGAGAGCCATGCCACCCATTTGATGTCTGGAAAGGAACTTTCGAAGCTTGTAGCATTCGTTAAGGGTACACAATTTGATCTTGTG GAATATCTTCAGCGGGAAAGACAAGGCAGTGCTCGCTTGGAGAATTTTGCATCAGGTCTTGAACTAATTGGGCAAAAG CTCCAAATGGATACTCTCCAAAGCCGATTGGACGCCGAATTCCTTTTGGCACATATGTGCTCTGTCAAATTTAAGGAGTGGATTGTAGTTCTTGCTACTCTACTGAGGCGTGCAGAG GTTCTTGTCGATCTTTTCCGCTATGACTTGCGCTTGTGGAATGCCTACAGCCGGACACTCCAG TCACATGCTGCATTCCATGATTACCTTGATCTCCTCAACATGTTGGAAGAGCAACTTGCTTCGTTGTCAAATCTGAAACTGCAGAATGGGTCTGCTGCGGTGTCTGATCCATCATCAAGTTAA